The following are encoded in a window of Kitasatospora sp. NBC_01250 genomic DNA:
- a CDS encoding DUF3039 domain-containing protein produces the protein MSTLEPERGLGTGTLVEPVPQVSNGDGDHERFAHYVQKDKIMESALSGSPVVALCGKVWVPGRDPKKYPVCPMCKEIFEGIEPGGGGDDKKK, from the coding sequence ATGAGCACTCTTGAGCCCGAGCGCGGCCTCGGCACCGGCACCCTGGTCGAGCCCGTCCCGCAGGTGTCCAACGGCGACGGTGACCACGAGCGCTTCGCGCACTACGTCCAGAAGGACAAGATCATGGAGAGCGCGCTCTCCGGCTCCCCGGTGGTCGCGCTCTGCGGCAAGGTCTGGGTGCCCGGGCGCGACCCGAAGAAGTACCCGGTCTGCCCGATGTGCAAGGAGATCTTCGAGGGCATCGAGCCGGGCGGCGGCGGGGACGACAAGAAGAAGTAG